One Flavobacterium cerinum genomic window, ACGGCGGACAAAATCTTATCGGAACCGAATTACGGGAACTTTTAGGCGTAATCCGTACACAGGAGCTGATCGAAGCCCGAAAAACCGATGGCGGCGAACAGTTTTTTTCACGCGCCAATGACTTCGGCTATTCGAAAGTCCCTACCGAAACACTGGAAATCTGGGATAAAGAAAAAGTAATGAGCGATATGGCCTGGATCATCCGTAATTTCCAGCCAGATATTATCATCAATAGATTTGATCATCGTTCGCCGGGAACAACACATGGGCATCATACATCGTCAGCGATGCTTTCTCAGGACTTATTTACTTTGGCCAATGATCCTAATTTTGAACCTTCTCAATTAAAATTTGTAAAACCCTGGCAGCCGAAACGTTTATTTTTTAATGTTTCCTGGTGGTTTTTTGGCGGAAAAGACAAATTTGAAAAAGCCGATAAATCGAAATACGTTAACCTAAGAACCGGCGTCTACTACCCTTCACTTGGTAAATCAAATCAGGAAATTGCAGCATTAAGTCGGAGTAAGCATCAATCCCAGGGATTCGGTTCTACCGGAGTTCGCGGTGAGGATATGGAATACCTGGAATTAATCAAAGGATCATCAATTACAGATCAGCAGAATCTTTTTGAAGGTATTGACACATCCTGGAAGCGCGTAAAAGGCGGTGCTCAAATCGGCGAAACAATCGATTTTATTTTAAAATGTTTCGATTTTAAAAATCCGTCAGCTTCTGTATACGACCTGGTAAAAGTTTATCGTCAGATCGAAGAATTAGAAGATCCGCATTGGAAAAAAATAAAACTGGAGGAAGTCAAAAATATTATTGCGAACTGTTCCGGTCTTTATATTGAAGCCGTGGCCGAAGAACAATCGGTTACACCCGGTGGTACTCTTAAAGTAAAATGGGAAGCGATTAACCGAAGCCCGGTTGAAATGAAATTACTGACTTTACAAACCATCCCTCAAAATGAAACGCTGGAACAAAGTTATCCGTTAAAAAACAATCTGTTTGAAAGCGAAACCATTACACTAAAAGTGCCGAAAGATGTCCCTTACACATCGCCGTATTGGCTCAATGAAAAAGGAACAACGGGTATGTATACGGTTAACGAACAACAAAAAATCGGAATTCCGGATATTATCCGAAACCTTAAAATAACCTTTACTGTTTTAGTCGAAGGAACAGCTATTCCGTTTACCCGTGAAATTATCTTCAAATACAACGATCCGGTAAAAGGAGAAGTGTACCGTCCTTTAGATATTGTACCGCAGGTTACAACCGAAATTCAGAATAAAGTACAATTATTTAAAGACCGGAAAAAGCAATCGGTTACGATGAAAGTAAAAGCCGGAAAAGATGATTGCAGCGGAACTTTACAATTAGAATTACCATCCGGATGGATTGTATCTCCGGAATATATCCCGTTTCAACTACACAAAAAAGGAAGCGAGAAAACAGTAACTTTCGAAGTTACACCACCGGATTATGCTACTGAAGCTACAGCAAAAGCTATTGCAACTATAGAAGGTGAACGTTTTGATCATCAACAGATTCTAATCGACTATCCGCATATTGCCTTACAACAGGTTTTATTGCCGGCTGAAGCCAAATTTACCAAAGCTGACATTGAAACAAAAGGAAAGAATATTGCTTATATTATGGGTGCCGGTGATCAGGTTCCGCAAAGTCTGCAACAGATGGGTTATACCGTTACATTACTAAAACCGGAAAAAATTACCAGTAGCCAACTGGAAAAATTTGATGCTGTAATTGTTGGAATCCGCGCTTATAATGTGGTAGAAGCTTTACAATTCAAACAGCCGCTTTTATTTGAATATGTGCGAAACGGCGGTACTATGATTGTACAATACAATACAACCGGTGCGCTTATCACACAAGATATCGCTCCCTATTCACTGGAAATATCATCTGACCGGGTTACTGAGGAAGATGCAACTGTAACTTTCCTTGATCCTAAAAATAAGGTATTGAACTATCCGAATAAAATTACCCAAAATGATTTTAAAGGTTGGGTACAGGAACAAGGTTTATATTATCCGGATAAATGGGCCAATGAATTTACACCTGTATTACAAGCCAATGACAAAGGAGAAACACCTAAAAAAGGAGCTTTACTGGTCGCGCAATACGGAAAAGGATATTATATCTATACCGGATTAAGCTTTTTCAGGGAATTACCGGAAGGTGTTTCCGGTGCTTTCCGCTTAATGGCCAATTTAATTGCCGTTGGGAAATAAGTTCTGAAAAGTTAATATTCAAAAAATAACACCTCTTTTTTGTATTTTCGAAAAGGGTTTCATTAACCGGTCTTCGTATCGGTTTTAAAACATATCAAAATGATTGACAAACCAACTTCCTGGAGAAAAAGCTATACGCTGGTATTGATCCTGAATGCTTTCTATATACTGTTGTTTTATTTCTTAATGCAAATGTTCACGTAAGCCATGCAGAGTATCGACTGGATTGTATTATCGGTAACCTTATTATTTATTGTAATCTATGGTGCGTTAAAGACCAAAGGAAGTAAAAACGTTGAAGAATTTATCCTCGGAAATAACGAAACGCCCTGGTGGACTGTAGGTTTATCCGTTATGGCTACTCAGGCCAGTGCCATTACTTTTCTTTCTACTCCGGGTCAGGCGTATCACGACGGAATGGGATTTGTTCAGTTTTATTTCGGATTGCCTATTGCAATGGTGGTTATCTGTATTACGTTTATTCCCATTTATCACCGTTTAAAGGTTTTTACGGCCTATGAATTTCTGGAACAGCGTTTTGATGTTAAAACCCGTTCGCTTGCCGCTCTGCTTTTCCTTTTCCAAAGAGGATTGGGTACCGGTCTTACCATTTATGCACCGGCTATTATCTTATCGTCTTTATTAGGCTGGAATCTGACATTGATGAATATCATTATCGGAGTATTGATTATTGTCTATACGTTTTCAGGTGGTACAAAAGCTGTTAACGTAACGCAAAAGCAACAGATGTTTGTGATCATGACAGGAATGTTTATCACTTTTGTTCTTATTTTAAGTTATTTACCGGACGAGCTGAGTTTTAGCAACGCTTTAGGAATTGCCGGAGCCAACGGCAAAATGAATATTGTCGATTTTTCATTTGATCCGGAAAAACGCTATACGTTCTGGAGCGGTATTACCGGTGGTTTTTTCCTGGCACTCTCCTATTTCGGAACTGATCAGTCGCAGGTGGGACGTTATCTGACCGGAAAATCAATCAAGGAAAGTCAGATGGGATTAATCATGAACGGTCTCTTAAAAGTACCGATGCAGTTTTTTATCTTACTGACCGGTGTTATGGTTTTTGTATTTTTTCAGTTTCATTCGGCTCCTTTGCATTTTAATCCGAATAATATCAAAGTCATCAATCATTCCCCTTATAAGTCGGAGTATCATAAACTGGAACAACAACTAGATCAGGTACAGGAAGAGAAAAAGGAAATCAGTATGCTTTATGTAGGTCAGCTACAACAGGATTTCGACAATCCGATTTTACAGCAAAAAATGGTTTCACTTTCCGGTAAAGAAAAAGATTTACGCGAACAGGCAAAAGATCTGATTACTAAAGCTGATCCTAAAACTGAAACGAATGATAAAGATTATGTTTTTATCCACTTTATCCTGAACTATCTTCCGAAAGGGCTTATCGGACTCTTACTGGCCGTAATTTTATCCGCAGCAATGTCATCATCAGCATCCGGACTAAATGCACTGGCTTCTACAACAACAATCGATCTTTACAAACGAAATCTGAAAACCGAAAAAGACGAAAAACACTTTGTGAATGCAACACAATTCTTTACGCTTTTATGGGGATTAATCGCGATCCTTTTTGCCTGTGTAGGAACTTTATTTGAAAACCTTATTCAATTGGTGAACATTGTCGGATCTATCTTCTACGGAACGGTGTTAGGTATCTTCCTGATTGCTTTCTATATTAAATACATTAAGGCCAAAGCGGTTTTTTGGGGTGCCACCTTTAGTCAGTTGCTCATTTTCTATATCTATTATCTGGATGTGGTAAGTTTTCTATGGCTCAATATCATCGGAGCCGTATTAACCATTATATTCGCCTCCCTGATCGAAACCTATTTACGTATGACACAAAAAGCAACCGTATAATTTTTTACGAAATACGAAAAAGCCGCTCTTAACAGGAGCGGCTTTTTATTTGTTTTTCAGTATCGTAACGGATTCAAATTACGAACATTGGAACACCTGCGAGATCATTTGGTGTTTTTCCGAATAAAACAGATACAGTGTACCAAACATATTACTATGATCCAACTGCGCTACAAATTCCATTTTTTTTCCGTCAGGATCGCGTGGTGTTTCATTGCTTTGCACCCAATCCGGTTTGCCGAGCCTTAGCTTTCCTTCGGTCTTATTTTTCTTAACTTTTACTTCCTGTACAACGCGCTCAATGCCATTTTCGGTTTTAGTATCTATAAAATTAAAGATAACAGGATTAACATAGCCCAGACTCATAATCCTATCGGAAATTCTTTGCTGCTCAAAGTTGTCACACCAGAAATAACTTTCGTCCTTTACCATCATTATTGTCTGTTGCAAGGTATAGTGTCCTGAAAGGGTAAAATGATTTATACCATACCTATTTTCTTTTGTTACCTGTATCTCATGCCCCAGATGTTCAAAAGTATATTTGTGACCTCTTACTTCCGTGATGACTTTCTTATCACTCTTTCCGATGTAATGTAAAAACCAGATGTCTTTTTCTTCAGGACAGCAAAAAGTATATTCGACAGTATCAGGTAGATCGGCTTCTTTATTGCCTTTGAAATTTATCTCTTCATACTTTTCAATTTTACAGGTATTTTCAAGGAAACTCGCATTCAGGCTATAGAAATGGTAAAATGCATATCCAAGTATAATTTTTCTTTGAATGTCAATGTAATTTCCCTCTTTCTTCCCCTTATTATACCTTCCCACTGTACTAAAATTCCAATCCGTTTCATCCTCATTAAACTCTGTCGAAAATGGTATTTTACTGTAGGTAGCCCCAAGCTTCTTATCCGTTGCTACAAGTTGGTGTGGTGCCAATTCTTTTGATATCGTATATCCGCTACTGGTCTTTTTATATACCAACTTTTCGGTCATCTTTATCTCACGTGCCGGTTGGTGCCTTGTAGTCCCTTTTAAAAAACCATCGGAATCATAATCGTAGGTATAGCGTTCCGAGTCAAGCCATTCTTCGTTCCCCAGAAAATATTGTATTGTTTTAGTCACCGGCATCGGTATTCCGTTAATGGTAGCATAACTGTATACTACACGTCTGTTGGGCCTATATGAAAACGATCCGGTTTGTAGCAACAGACCTTCGTTATTATATCGGTCTACTTGCCAGTAATCCATCTCTTCAACCTTGTCCGCCGAAGTCTGCAAGTACTCACGCTTTATATCTGATTTATCATATTCTTCCACTTTCTTTAACTTAAGCGGGGCAAGTAGCTGATATTTGCCCTCTTCCAGTCGGAAGTCCATACGGCTTACATTTACATTCTGGAGCATAAAAGTGAAGGGCAATCCTTCCCATTTTTCGTCAACTATTCCACCGTCCAGTTTTACTATCGGAATTAGCTTTTTATTGAATTCCTTTGCATCGATAAGACAATCTGTAAGTTTAGGAAAACCCTCTATTTTCGACTTCTGTTTTGAGTGAGAAAGTTTAAGTTTTTTTTTCATTTATATCTACTTATCATATTATCAGCTTTACCTGTGTAACGCTTTTTTCATAGGAATATCCCTGATCGAATTTTTACGTAAAAATTCACTCCTGATTTTTATTAAAAATGCTGTCCTTTTTAAGAGGACAGCATTTAGAATTATTCTATTAGTAAACTTAAACGTTTTTTAAGCGACTCCGACAATCCTTCCCTATGATTATCTTTGGCATATTCCTTTCCTTTTTCTTTATAGGTTAAAGCAATTACCGAATCAATGTCAGTAGGCTCGTTTTTTTGAAGTAATGCTACAAGACTACTGTAATTCTGGGTTTTCACCATTCTTTTCAGTTTAGAATGTGCTGCCTTTTTCTTTGAAAAATGCAATTCCTTAGAACGGCATTCCACCGAGAAGAACGTAGCAAGTGCATACTCCATATAAATAACGAAATCACACTCGTGTGGCGTTTCATACGAAGCACTGTGATCATCACCAAAAGCAATTGTAGGATTACCGTTTTCAAGTATCATACAGGCATCATGGTAATAATTAAACCCGTCAATATAATGGAGTAAACCTCCATTGCTTTGTACATACTCGCCCAGATCCGTTTCCTGCGGATCACCAAGCAAATAAAAACCTTGTTGAGTTGCCAGACTTTCTGCCGGAAGGATTGAGATCCAACCTTCTTTAAAGTCGTCTTCATCTCGGGCTATTGGAATTTCTCCGTCAGGATCATCTATGATTTCAGCTTTCGGAAAAATAACCGAATGCCATGCTATATGAAGACCATTACTCCGTTTGTAAAATTCCCTAATATACGGATTAAAAGCAAAAGGAGCCTCCGGTGCCAAAGCATCATAATATTCGAAGTTATCCACCTGCGTTTCAAATACTTTTTCTTCAGCATAAGCTAACGCTTCCTCGGTCGCTCCGGGATATTTAATATAGTGAACCTGACTTACCAAATCGTGATTGCGCAATTCTTCAATCGCTTTTTCCAGTCGGTTAAAATAGCTTTCAGCCCATTCCCGGGCTTTTTTATTCCTCTTTTTGCTTGGTCGCTTTTTTGGAAGTATCGCTTTTTTAATTAAGTTCCAGAAATAAGCAATATCGCGTCTTCGCCCAAAATGAGAAGCCAAAATTTAATATTTAAAGAAAAAGAATACTACCGCAGCCCATTCTTTTTTTACCCCTTTTGCATATCCTAAAGTACCATGGCTACTGCCTTCTACCGTTCCGTCGCTTTTTACATAACCGATGGTTCCATGGCTACTATTCTCTACTGTACCGTCACTTTTTACATAACCTACAGTACCATGGCTCTTGTTTTCGATAGTACCGTCACTCTTAATGTAACCGATAGTACCATGACTTTTGTTTTCAATAGTACCGTCGCTTTTAATGTAACCTATAGTACCACCGCTGCTGTTTTCAATAGTTCCGTTACTACTAATTCTGGCTATCGTACTACGACTGCTTGATTCGATGGTTTGTGCCTGGGTAAGTGTACCGCATAATGCTAAAGCTGCAACAAGTAATATTTTTTTCATAATGATATTGGTTAAATTTTTATTGGTTTATTAATAAAGTGATCCAAATATAAAACAAAAAATAATCTCTGTATCGGGAAATTATCAAACGTAACGTTTTAGGATAAAAGCGTAGCCAAATTACAGTTATTCGTTTTTTGGCTGGCCAATATTGACTGATAACTGGCATCACTTTGTTTAAAAAAAAACACAACATAAATGACTCAAAAAGCATATTTTTACAACAATCATTATTAATATAAAGTATACTCCATGAAGATTATCGATTTATCCAAGCCTATTCAATATAATAAAGAAGATCCCTGGTTTATGAAAGTCAGGATTAAACACAAGCTACATAAAAAATCAAAATTACTAATTCGCTTTTTAGGTTTACCGTCCCGGCTTTTTCCGGAAAATTTTTCAGGATGGGCAGATGATACAATTCAATCGATGGGTGTTCACTCCACTACCCATATCGATGCTCCGTGGCATTATGCACCAACCTGCGAAGGAAAACCCGCCAAAACAATTGATCAGGTTCCTTTGGAATGGTGCTACGGAAAAGGAATTGTAATCGATATGAAACACAAAAAAGATTTTGATCCGATTACAAAAGCTGATATTCAAGATTTTTTAAGCCAACAAAAGCTAACAATTGAACCCGGAATGATCGTTCTGATTAAAACGGGTCGGGATATTTATAACGGAACTAAAAAGTTTCATGAAATCGGAACCGGAATGAGTGCCGAAGCTACCCGATGGCTTATTGACCAAGGTATAAAAGTAATGGGAATCGATCAATGGGGGTGGGATTTACCGTTGCATTACTTGATTCAACAAGCCAAAAAACAAAATAATAAAGAATTGTTTTGGGAAGCTCATTTGGTTGGATATGAAAAAGAATACTGTCATATTGAACAGTTAGTCAATCTGGATGCACTACCCTATACCGGATTTGACATTGCTGTTTTCCCGCTGAAGATTGTCGGCGGATCGGCTGCTCCGGCTCGGGTGGTTGCTCTTTTTAAAGATTAATCGCTAATAGCTAAAAAATAAAGGGCCGTCATTCAACTGACAGCCCTTTATTTTAATTATCGTTTCATACTAAAATGTCCTTTTACCACTCTTCCGTCCGGTAAGGTCAAAACATACCAATAATCGGTTGACGGTAACGGTTCCCTGTTATAAACACCGTCCCATCCGCCGGAAGCTTTCATTTGGTATAACATCTTTCCGTAACGGTCAAAAATAGTTACAATAGCATCTTTATACGGACTGATTGTTGCCCCTTTAATACGCCATAAATCATTGAATCCGTCACCGTTAGGTGTAAAGAATTTTGGAATACCCAATACCGCTATCTGTTTTTTAGCGATACCACAGCCGTTATAATCTTTTACATATACCATGTGTACACCAGCTTCTACATTTTCAAAAAAGTTGCTATCCTGATAAGGTCCTTCTTCTGTATCTAAAGCGTAAACATAATGATCACTAGTTCCTGTTACATAAACCGTAACAGTGTTATTATCCGATAAGTCTTGAACATCTACACCGGTAATCATAGCTTTGTCGGATGCAATTACCGTGATCGTACGCGTCGCTGAACATCCGTATAATTTATCGGTTACCTTAACCGTATAAATTGCGGCTGTATTTACAGTCAATGTCGGTGTAGTCGCTCCGTTTGACCATAGAAAATCATAACGATTTGTATCTGTAATTCCAGCTGACAACAGTAATGTCGCTCCTTTACATAAAATTGGGGCAAAATCGTTTGCTACAACCGGAAGCGGTCGCACATTTAGTTTTACTTCGTGTAATCCGTTACAATCGTTATTACTCTCAATACGGGCATAAATAACCTGAGCATTCGGTGTTGTATTGGTAAAGGTTGTATTTAATTCATTTTGTTCCAGTAAAGCATCCGTAAGTGTCGCATAATAGCTAACGTCTGTACCCGGTGCTTCCAATCCTGAATCAGTTAATGTAAAAGCAGCATAAGGCGTATCCGAACAAGTATTCAGATCAATACGTCGCGTTGGTGTTAAGGTTACCTGTAAATCCAGCGTTGTAGTTGTAAAACAACCTGTAGTTGTATCCGTTACTCTTACTGATATTGTCTGCGGATTACTTGTATTGGTAAAATTAACGGATAGCGGACTCGCATTATTGGTCGCATCGGTATTATTACTGAAGAAAGAAGTCACTAAATTGGTATTACCGTTTGTAAGTACTCCGTTAGCTTCATTCAGATTAAACGTTGTAAACCCGTCCGGATTTAATCCGAAGTCACATTGTACCAAAGTTGCCGGTACAGCAACCGGTAATGCATTTACTTTTAAATGAAAACTACCCGTTGCAAAACAATTGGGATTGGATTTGTTTTCGATTCGTATAAATATTTCCTGATCACCCGGTACCGTATTGGTATAATTATCCGGTAACAGATTTGATTTTGTATCGGCATCCGTCTGGCTTGCGTGGAAACTCACATCAAAATCGGCCGGACTTTGCGTTCCTAATATTCCCGGTACTTTTGTCGGTAAATTAAACGTCTGTATTCCGTTAGCTGAGTTATCATCACAAAGTATATAATCACTTGTAAGTACAATCACCGGTTTAGGGGTAACTTTTACGTCAAAGTTTGTAACTGCAAAACACGCCGGATTGTTTCGGTTTTGTACTCTTGCATACATCGTAAAATCAGCCGTAGCATTCGAAAAAGCACCGGCATTTACTACATCCGTATTATTGGTTGCATTGGCCAGGGAAGTAAAATAACGTACTTCAAAAACAGCCGGATCCTGTCCGTTTAGAATCGCATTATCCTGTTGTTGTAAGTTGATATTCATTAAACCGTTACTATCCGTATCACACAACTCTAATTTAGTAGGCTGATGTGCCACCGGAACTTCATAAATCGTAATATTCTGTGTCGTTGTAGCCGGATTTCCGTTTATTGTTACGGTTACCGAAACCTGATAATTACCTGCTGCTGCATAAACGTGAGTGGGTTCAGTTGTATTTGATATAGGAGAACCATCGCCAAAATCCCAGGCAATGGTCGTCGTAGAAGGCTGATTGATAAATGAAGGTGGTAGTATAAACGAAGTTGTATCGCCCAAACAAGTATGCATCACCTGGAAACTCGGATAAAAAACGGAAGTAATAAATGGCGGTAATCCTAAAGTGGACATACCATATGCTAATGTTACACCACTCGGATTAAAATCACATTGCATTCCGGATTCTTCCGGACTGTTAATAACACCCAACGTAATAGCGCTCGCATTGGCAAAATAGATTTTTTTATCCGGCCCCAACTGTAAAGCTCCTGTATTGTTAGTATAACCGATAATCGTTCCGGAAGTCGGTATATCATTAAATTCAAGATCAAACTGCATGATTAAATAGGAAGTTCCATCCCGCATATTCGAATACAATTTCTTTGATTCAGCCGAAAACTCAATTCCGTACGGATTTACCATTCCTTTTAAAAGCAGCGCATTACTCACTATACCCGTATTTTTATCGAAATCATACAAATATACCGAACCGTCATTGGACGATTGTCCGGTTTGAGATCCGTTTTGTGAATGTGCAATCGCTAATTTTTCTCCGTTCGGGGACGCTTTTAAATATCCGATGGCATTACGTCGGTATCCTGCAGTTGTAATAAGCGGATCGATATACGTTACCACCGGTGTTTGCGAAACTCCGGCTGAAGTTACCCTGAAAGCAAAAAAACGATCTACGAACTGCGTGATTACCCAATATCCGCCGGAATTATCCCGTACCGCCGTAATCTTTTCGGAACATTTATATTTGATTTCTTCTCCGTTCGGATCCGTATTATAGGTAATAAGATGTCTGTTTCGATAGGTAACATTCCCGATACTTCCGTTATTTCCGACAACAGAAAGGTCAACAGTCGAATAGTTAAAGCCGTTATTAAAACCATCGTCTTCTTCCAACGTTGCAGCCGTATTACGAGCCGGATAGGTTGCTGCATTTTCATGATGCGGTTCATCTACCGTAAAAATATAGTAGATATTCGGGTCACCCGGTTTCGGAATAATAATCCCGGATTGTGTACTTGACGGATCACCAAATAATCCGCGTCCGTTAAAGTAGTCACCATTCGGCATTTTTACGTGATTCCGATCCCAAACCGTTCGTCCGTCGGTATAAAATAATAAATCACCATTGGCATTGGAAATCGAGCTACACCCTTCAGTCGTATAAATTTGTCCGTTAGGGATGGACGTTACAGTACCATTGGCATCAAAATGCAAACCGGCACCGTTCCCAAAAAACCAGTTATTTGCTTCTCCCTGTCCGTAAGCGCAAAATCCGGAAAGAAGCAGAAAAAGAATATATTTTTTGATCATATTTTAAGAAAAAAACAGACAAATATAGACAATAAAAGGACAAGAAATGGTTAAATTAAAAAATAATGATTGCCGTAGCAGCAGTATATTTTTTTTAAATTACGTATTTACCCGTACCAAAAAACCGGATTTTTCCCCTACCCTGGCATTAATGTATCATTTAATTTTGCTCCTATAAGAAAAACCCAACCTTATGAAAACACGATCGCTTTCCGTTATATTCCTAATCATGGCTATTTATTCCTTTACGCAGTTGTATTTTTACTTCGACGATCTGGATTTTACGCATCAATTATTTAAAACATTGATCATCGTTATTACTGTCGTTATTGCCGTGATTATGGTCGGTTCTTATCTTAACTTCTATTTCTTTAAGAGAAGACGTTATATCAATAGAAAGTAATTAGAATTGTAAACCTGTAGTATTCCAACTTTCTTCTGATCGATAGTCTAGGTTTCCGTTAGTGACCGCCAACGGGCAATCAAAATTGTTCGTGTATAAACCTCCGGTTCCTAATCCCTGAGGCATTTTATTGTTCAGTGTATAAGTCCACTGCGCAATCGCATTTAGTCCGATATTACTTTCCAATGCCGATGTAATCCACCAACCGATATTGTATTTTTCGGCCAGTGTAATCCATTCTTTTGTACCTCGAAAACCGCCAACCAGACTTGGTTTTAAGATAATATATTGCGGTTGTATTTTTT contains:
- a CDS encoding 5-fold beta-flower protein: MKKILLVAALALCGTLTQAQTIESSSRSTIARISSNGTIENSSGGTIGYIKSDGTIENKSHGTIGYIKSDGTIENKSHGTVGYVKSDGTVENSSHGTIGYVKSDGTVEGSSHGTLGYAKGVKKEWAAVVFFFFKY
- a CDS encoding cyclase family protein — translated: MKIIDLSKPIQYNKEDPWFMKVRIKHKLHKKSKLLIRFLGLPSRLFPENFSGWADDTIQSMGVHSTTHIDAPWHYAPTCEGKPAKTIDQVPLEWCYGKGIVIDMKHKKDFDPITKADIQDFLSQQKLTIEPGMIVLIKTGRDIYNGTKKFHEIGTGMSAEATRWLIDQGIKVMGIDQWGWDLPLHYLIQQAKKQNNKELFWEAHLVGYEKEYCHIEQLVNLDALPYTGFDIAVFPLKIVGGSAAPARVVALFKD
- a CDS encoding PIG-L family deacetylase, with protein sequence MTKKLPLYSILFLFLFQSTFAQQPKKPTASEIYNQIEKLNFLGSALYIAAHPDDENTRLISFLANNTKARTGYLSLTRGDGGQNLIGTELRELLGVIRTQELIEARKTDGGEQFFSRANDFGYSKVPTETLEIWDKEKVMSDMAWIIRNFQPDIIINRFDHRSPGTTHGHHTSSAMLSQDLFTLANDPNFEPSQLKFVKPWQPKRLFFNVSWWFFGGKDKFEKADKSKYVNLRTGVYYPSLGKSNQEIAALSRSKHQSQGFGSTGVRGEDMEYLELIKGSSITDQQNLFEGIDTSWKRVKGGAQIGETIDFILKCFDFKNPSASVYDLVKVYRQIEELEDPHWKKIKLEEVKNIIANCSGLYIEAVAEEQSVTPGGTLKVKWEAINRSPVEMKLLTLQTIPQNETLEQSYPLKNNLFESETITLKVPKDVPYTSPYWLNEKGTTGMYTVNEQQKIGIPDIIRNLKITFTVLVEGTAIPFTREIIFKYNDPVKGEVYRPLDIVPQVTTEIQNKVQLFKDRKKQSVTMKVKAGKDDCSGTLQLELPSGWIVSPEYIPFQLHKKGSEKTVTFEVTPPDYATEATAKAIATIEGERFDHQQILIDYPHIALQQVLLPAEAKFTKADIETKGKNIAYIMGAGDQVPQSLQQMGYTVTLLKPEKITSSQLEKFDAVIVGIRAYNVVEALQFKQPLLFEYVRNGGTMIVQYNTTGALITQDIAPYSLEISSDRVTEEDATVTFLDPKNKVLNYPNKITQNDFKGWVQEQGLYYPDKWANEFTPVLQANDKGETPKKGALLVAQYGKGYYIYTGLSFFRELPEGVSGAFRLMANLIAVGK
- a CDS encoding T9SS type B sorting domain-containing protein; the protein is MIKKYILFLLLSGFCAYGQGEANNWFFGNGAGLHFDANGTVTSIPNGQIYTTEGCSSISNANGDLLFYTDGRTVWDRNHVKMPNGDYFNGRGLFGDPSSTQSGIIIPKPGDPNIYYIFTVDEPHHENAATYPARNTAATLEEDDGFNNGFNYSTVDLSVVGNNGSIGNVTYRNRHLITYNTDPNGEEIKYKCSEKITAVRDNSGGYWVITQFVDRFFAFRVTSAGVSQTPVVTYIDPLITTAGYRRNAIGYLKASPNGEKLAIAHSQNGSQTGQSSNDGSVYLYDFDKNTGIVSNALLLKGMVNPYGIEFSAESKKLYSNMRDGTSYLIMQFDLEFNDIPTSGTIIGYTNNTGALQLGPDKKIYFANASAITLGVINSPEESGMQCDFNPSGVTLAYGMSTLGLPPFITSVFYPSFQVMHTCLGDTTSFILPPSFINQPSTTTIAWDFGDGSPISNTTEPTHVYAAAGNYQVSVTVTINGNPATTTQNITIYEVPVAHQPTKLELCDTDSNGLMNINLQQQDNAILNGQDPAVFEVRYFTSLANATNNTDVVNAGAFSNATADFTMYARVQNRNNPACFAVTNFDVKVTPKPVIVLTSDYILCDDNSANGIQTFNLPTKVPGILGTQSPADFDVSFHASQTDADTKSNLLPDNYTNTVPGDQEIFIRIENKSNPNCFATGSFHLKVNALPVAVPATLVQCDFGLNPDGFTTFNLNEANGVLTNGNTNLVTSFFSNNTDATNNASPLSVNFTNTSNPQTISVRVTDTTTGCFTTTTLDLQVTLTPTRRIDLNTCSDTPYAAFTLTDSGLEAPGTDVSYYATLTDALLEQNELNTTFTNTTPNAQVIYARIESNNDCNGLHEVKLNVRPLPVVANDFAPILCKGATLLLSAGITDTNRYDFLWSNGATTPTLTVNTAAIYTVKVTDKLYGCSATRTITVIASDKAMITGVDVQDLSDNNTVTVYVTGTSDHYVYALDTEEGPYQDSNFFENVEAGVHMVYVKDYNGCGIAKKQIAVLGIPKFFTPNGDGFNDLWRIKGATISPYKDAIVTIFDRYGKMLYQMKASGGWDGVYNREPLPSTDYWYVLTLPDGRVVKGHFSMKR
- a CDS encoding sodium:solute symporter family transporter, which translates into the protein MQSIDWIVLSVTLLFIVIYGALKTKGSKNVEEFILGNNETPWWTVGLSVMATQASAITFLSTPGQAYHDGMGFVQFYFGLPIAMVVICITFIPIYHRLKVFTAYEFLEQRFDVKTRSLAALLFLFQRGLGTGLTIYAPAIILSSLLGWNLTLMNIIIGVLIIVYTFSGGTKAVNVTQKQQMFVIMTGMFITFVLILSYLPDELSFSNALGIAGANGKMNIVDFSFDPEKRYTFWSGITGGFFLALSYFGTDQSQVGRYLTGKSIKESQMGLIMNGLLKVPMQFFILLTGVMVFVFFQFHSAPLHFNPNNIKVINHSPYKSEYHKLEQQLDQVQEEKKEISMLYVGQLQQDFDNPILQQKMVSLSGKEKDLREQAKDLITKADPKTETNDKDYVFIHFILNYLPKGLIGLLLAVILSAAMSSSASGLNALASTTTIDLYKRNLKTEKDEKHFVNATQFFTLLWGLIAILFACVGTLFENLIQLVNIVGSIFYGTVLGIFLIAFYIKYIKAKAVFWGATFSQLLIFYIYYLDVVSFLWLNIIGAVLTIIFASLIETYLRMTQKATV